The following proteins are co-located in the Paludibaculum fermentans genome:
- a CDS encoding APC family permease: protein MAQTEVKAPALVKGLGLLDATTLVMGSMIGSGVFIVAADISRQVQSPGLMMLTWVITAVLTIIAALSYGELSAAMPQAGGQYIYLREAFGPLYGFLYGWTFFTVIQTGTIAAVAVAFAKFLGVFVPAVSTTNWLFKIGPVGLNTQMIVAISIIVFLTWVNTKGLRAGAILQNVFTIAKVGALLGLIALGVTVGRRPEAITANFTDFWRSSGSPWDIIRILGVAMVGALFSSDSWHSVTLAAGEIRNPKRDLPLSLALGVGVVSILYMGCNLVYLMALPLNAIMNAPEDRVATAVISQILGPAATQVMAVAVMVSTFGCINGLVLCGARVYYAMAEDGLFFKAVKRVDPVHHTPYVSLWVQCFWACLLTLTGRYNDLLDYVIFAVLLFYVLTIVGLFVLRRTRPTMDRPYRAIGYPLLPAIYIVAGSVIEGLLLIYKPNYTWPGLILVLLGIPVYFLWKRQSVAG, encoded by the coding sequence ATGGCTCAAACTGAAGTAAAGGCACCAGCACTCGTCAAAGGTCTGGGGCTGCTCGACGCCACTACCCTGGTCATGGGTTCCATGATCGGTAGTGGCGTTTTTATTGTCGCCGCCGATATCTCGCGCCAGGTGCAATCGCCGGGCCTGATGATGCTCACCTGGGTGATCACCGCCGTGCTCACCATCATCGCCGCCCTCAGTTACGGTGAACTCTCGGCCGCCATGCCCCAGGCCGGCGGACAGTACATCTACCTTCGCGAAGCCTTCGGCCCCCTCTATGGCTTCCTCTACGGCTGGACTTTCTTTACTGTCATTCAAACCGGCACAATCGCCGCCGTCGCCGTCGCTTTCGCCAAGTTCCTGGGCGTCTTCGTCCCCGCCGTCTCCACCACCAACTGGCTTTTCAAGATCGGACCCGTCGGCCTGAACACCCAGATGATCGTCGCCATCTCGATCATCGTCTTCCTCACCTGGGTCAACACCAAGGGCCTGCGCGCCGGCGCCATTCTCCAGAACGTCTTCACCATCGCGAAAGTCGGAGCCCTGCTCGGCCTCATCGCCCTCGGCGTCACGGTCGGCCGCCGGCCCGAAGCCATCACCGCCAACTTCACCGACTTCTGGCGCAGTTCCGGCTCGCCCTGGGACATCATCCGCATTCTGGGCGTCGCCATGGTGGGCGCGCTATTCTCCTCCGACTCCTGGCACAGCGTCACCCTGGCCGCCGGCGAGATCCGCAATCCCAAACGCGACCTGCCTCTCTCCCTCGCCCTGGGCGTGGGTGTGGTGAGCATTCTGTATATGGGCTGCAACCTGGTCTACCTGATGGCCCTGCCGCTGAACGCCATCATGAATGCACCCGAAGATCGCGTCGCCACCGCCGTGATTTCGCAGATCCTCGGCCCCGCCGCCACCCAGGTGATGGCCGTGGCCGTCATGGTCTCCACCTTCGGCTGCATCAACGGCCTTGTCCTCTGCGGAGCCCGCGTCTACTACGCCATGGCCGAAGACGGCCTCTTCTTCAAAGCGGTGAAGCGCGTCGACCCCGTCCACCACACCCCATACGTCTCGCTGTGGGTCCAGTGCTTCTGGGCCTGCCTGCTGACGCTCACGGGCCGTTACAACGATCTCCTCGACTATGTTATCTTCGCTGTTTTGCTTTTCTACGTTCTGACGATCGTGGGTTTGTTCGTGCTCCGCCGCACCCGTCCCACGATGGACCGCCCGTATCGGGCCATTGGTTATCCGCTGCTGCCGGCTATCTACATCGTCGCCGGTAGCGTGATCGAGGGTTTGCTGCTGATTTACAAGCCTAACTACACTTGGCCCGGGTTGATTCTCGTGCTGTTGGGCATCCCCGTCTACTTCCTCTGGAAGAGACAAAGCGTGGCAGGCTGA
- the thiE gene encoding thiamine phosphate synthase: MPLPAIYPIVDTQALIRRGRDPLFFADALLEGGARILQFRHKGSYSRATFETATRLASLCAAAGAAFVVNDRADIAALLEAGLHVGQQDLPPALVRRVLSDRLMLGFSTHNEQQLKDGDAEPVDYLALGPIFDTGSKQNADPTVGLERLSSARRLTTKPLVAIGGITLETARSVWSAGADSIAVIGDLMPEEITKMTVRERMEAWLKLK; this comes from the coding sequence ATGCCGCTGCCAGCAATCTACCCCATCGTCGACACCCAGGCCCTGATTCGCAGGGGACGCGACCCCCTGTTTTTTGCCGACGCCTTGCTGGAAGGCGGAGCCCGCATCCTGCAGTTCCGCCACAAGGGTTCCTATAGCCGGGCCACCTTCGAAACCGCCACACGCCTCGCTTCGCTCTGCGCCGCCGCTGGAGCCGCCTTCGTCGTCAACGACCGTGCCGACATCGCCGCCCTGCTGGAGGCCGGCCTCCACGTCGGACAACAGGATCTGCCGCCCGCCCTCGTCCGCCGCGTCCTCAGCGATAGACTGATGCTAGGCTTCTCCACGCACAACGAGCAGCAACTCAAGGATGGCGACGCCGAGCCCGTCGACTACCTCGCCCTCGGACCCATCTTCGATACCGGCTCCAAGCAGAACGCCGATCCCACGGTTGGATTGGAACGATTGTCCAGCGCGCGCCGTCTGACTACAAAACCCCTGGTGGCCATTGGAGGCATCACCCTCGAAACCGCCCGCTCCGTGTGGAGCGCCGGCGCCGACTCCATCGCCGTGATCGGCGACCTCATGCCTGAGGAGATTACCAAGATGACCGTCCGGGAGCGAATGGAAGCATGGCTCAAACTGAAGTAA
- a CDS encoding glycosyltransferase family 39 protein — protein MRTKWAAASAALVIMVAPFWFAGDGLRASYTPDDLMNLYRCWVDPWRDVLLANLKFWSPYYRPMGALVYRILYGLFGFHPEPLRVLCFALIVLNSGLLYRVTTALTGSKTAGALAALLGAFHGEFEDLYYNGGTIYDLLSFTFYFAALGCYIEDRKAGRPIRWWLLLPLYVCALNSKESAVTLPLALLAYDALYDRRFSWPGFLTGLLTVPYVVSKLSKKSIFTGIPEYQQHISVPYYFQHYARYTDMLFYQPPGWFNIAQFCVLLLILLVVAVKSKRPCLQFSLAFLLFAVLPVIFIPLRGSMFVVYIPIAGWFMYMAALLDRLPLRPALTFTLAAVCLFVLHDAHMRQVKLDRNIAQTIERVRRECPVEPKGAAFRLPGHPFPADSWNLLYIARLHFGDKNLDVDRRP, from the coding sequence GTGCGTACCAAATGGGCCGCGGCGAGTGCCGCGCTGGTCATTATGGTCGCGCCTTTCTGGTTTGCCGGCGATGGTCTGCGGGCGTCCTATACGCCCGACGACCTGATGAATCTCTATCGATGCTGGGTCGATCCTTGGCGCGACGTACTCCTTGCGAATCTGAAGTTCTGGTCGCCCTACTACAGGCCGATGGGCGCCCTGGTCTACCGGATTCTTTATGGGCTGTTCGGGTTTCATCCCGAGCCGCTGCGAGTGCTGTGTTTTGCGCTCATCGTACTCAATAGCGGGCTGCTGTATCGCGTGACCACCGCGTTGACGGGGTCGAAGACAGCGGGCGCGCTGGCCGCGCTTTTGGGCGCTTTTCACGGAGAATTCGAGGATCTTTACTATAACGGCGGGACGATTTACGATCTGCTCTCCTTCACGTTCTATTTCGCGGCGTTGGGCTGTTATATCGAGGATCGCAAGGCGGGCCGGCCCATCCGCTGGTGGCTGCTGCTGCCGCTCTACGTTTGCGCTTTGAATTCGAAGGAATCGGCGGTGACCCTGCCGTTGGCGCTGCTGGCCTACGACGCGTTGTATGACCGCAGGTTCTCGTGGCCGGGCTTCCTCACGGGTCTGCTGACGGTTCCTTATGTGGTCTCGAAGCTGTCAAAGAAGAGCATCTTCACCGGCATTCCCGAATACCAGCAGCACATCAGTGTCCCGTACTACTTCCAGCATTACGCGCGCTATACGGATATGTTGTTCTATCAGCCGCCGGGCTGGTTCAACATCGCACAGTTCTGTGTGCTGCTGCTGATCCTGCTGGTGGTGGCGGTGAAGTCGAAGCGGCCGTGCCTGCAATTCAGCCTGGCGTTCCTGCTGTTCGCCGTGCTGCCGGTGATCTTCATCCCCTTACGCGGCAGCATGTTTGTCGTCTATATCCCGATCGCGGGCTGGTTCATGTATATGGCTGCGCTGCTGGACCGCCTGCCGCTGCGTCCGGCTTTGACCTTCACGCTGGCGGCGGTGTGTTTGTTTGTGCTGCACGATGCGCACATGCGCCAGGTGAAGCTGGACAGGAATATCGCACAGACGATCGAACGCGTACGGCGCGAGTGCCCGGTGGAACCGAAGGGCGCGGCGTTCCGGCTGCCGGGCCATCCGTTCCCGGCCGACTCCTGGAACCTTCTTTATATCGCGCGGCTCCACTTCGGCGACAAAAACCTGGACGTGGACCGCCGGCCGTGA
- a CDS encoding arginine repressor — protein sequence MTKNYRQGQILKLIRTKKIGTQEELARELKEEGIETTQVTLSRDIRELGLAKTADGYREILPDPTGPSLAQVMAEYLLDVRLAQNMVILKTSTGSANSLAVALDQEDWAEVAGTVAGDDTVLVVCWDNQRAKTVQERLLGYVNQ from the coding sequence ATGACCAAGAACTACCGTCAAGGACAGATCCTCAAGCTGATTCGTACGAAGAAGATCGGCACGCAGGAAGAACTTGCCCGAGAGCTGAAGGAAGAGGGCATCGAGACCACGCAGGTGACGCTGTCGCGCGACATCCGCGAGCTCGGCCTGGCCAAGACCGCCGACGGCTACCGCGAGATCCTGCCCGATCCCACCGGCCCCAGCTTGGCCCAGGTGATGGCCGAATACCTGCTCGATGTGCGCCTCGCGCAGAACATGGTGATCCTCAAGACCTCCACGGGCAGCGCCAACTCGCTGGCCGTGGCGCTCGACCAGGAAGACTGGGCGGAAGTGGCCGGCACCGTGGCCGGCGACGACACCGTGCTGGTGGTCTGCTGGGACAACCAGCGCGCCAAAACCGTGCAGGAGCGCCTGCTCGGCTACGTCAACCAGTGA
- the argF gene encoding ornithine carbamoyltransferase: protein MTKPQPAFSLPSIAAGDLTSDFDLTVEELQTLLDLAADVKRHPGHYRSALSGRIISLLFEKPSLRTRITFEVAAKQLGGDAILNIGPIGGREPVADVARNLERWTDLIVARTFDQKTVDDLARFARIPVINALSDMYHPCQVFADMLTLREHWGSVAGRKLAFVGDGNNVAHSLMLNAARLGLNFACIIPPGYEPNETIVAQAREFGQATGATVEVTTDIDEGLKNANAVYTDVWASMGQEHEAAERARVFAPYQVNTQLLAKAAPGALFLHCLPAHREEEVTAEVIESSVSVVFDEAENRLHAQKALLLMLLDGPAR, encoded by the coding sequence ATGACCAAGCCCCAGCCGGCTTTTTCGCTGCCGAGTATCGCCGCGGGCGATCTCACCAGCGACTTCGACCTTACGGTGGAAGAACTTCAGACGCTGCTCGACCTCGCGGCTGACGTCAAGCGACACCCCGGCCATTACCGTTCGGCGCTCAGCGGGCGCATCATCAGCCTGCTTTTCGAAAAGCCCTCACTCCGCACCCGCATCACATTTGAAGTCGCAGCCAAACAACTCGGCGGCGATGCGATCCTGAACATCGGCCCCATCGGCGGCCGGGAACCCGTAGCCGATGTCGCACGCAACCTGGAACGCTGGACCGACCTGATTGTCGCCCGGACCTTCGACCAAAAGACCGTGGACGACCTCGCCCGCTTCGCCCGCATCCCGGTGATCAACGCGCTCAGCGACATGTACCACCCCTGCCAGGTGTTTGCCGACATGCTCACCCTGCGCGAGCATTGGGGCAGCGTGGCCGGCCGCAAGTTGGCCTTTGTCGGGGACGGCAACAATGTCGCCCACTCCCTGATGTTGAACGCGGCCCGGCTGGGGTTGAACTTCGCCTGCATCATCCCGCCCGGCTACGAACCCAACGAAACCATCGTGGCCCAGGCCCGCGAGTTCGGCCAGGCGACGGGCGCGACCGTCGAGGTCACCACGGACATCGACGAAGGCCTCAAAAACGCGAATGCCGTCTATACCGATGTCTGGGCGTCGATGGGCCAGGAGCACGAGGCGGCCGAACGCGCCCGCGTCTTCGCGCCCTATCAGGTGAACACCCAACTGCTGGCCAAGGCCGCGCCCGGAGCCCTCTTCCTGCACTGCCTGCCGGCCCACCGCGAGGAAGAGGTCACCGCGGAAGTCATCGAATCTTCCGTTTCCGTTGTCTTTGACGAGGCCGAAAACCGGCTGCACGCGCAGAAGGCACTGCTGCTGATGCTGCTGGATGGGCCTGCCCGCTAG
- a CDS encoding peroxiredoxin family protein codes for MSIFGAPLPVGSPAPDFTLKDHQGQEVRLSSLRGQRVMLVFYPGDDTPTCSLQLSELRDVQGELAAHGILMFGVNPAGEVSHQKFVQKFCLPFPLLVDRGGRIAKLYNCGLWLLVRRTVYVIGADGRIEFAERGKPTPECILEALGAAKPPAA; via the coding sequence ATGAGCATCTTCGGCGCGCCGCTGCCGGTGGGTAGCCCGGCCCCCGACTTCACTCTGAAAGACCATCAGGGGCAGGAGGTCCGCCTCTCGTCCCTGCGCGGCCAGCGGGTGATGCTGGTCTTCTATCCCGGCGACGACACGCCCACCTGCAGCCTGCAGTTGAGCGAGTTACGAGATGTGCAAGGGGAACTTGCGGCGCACGGCATCCTGATGTTCGGAGTCAATCCGGCCGGAGAGGTCAGCCACCAGAAATTCGTGCAGAAGTTCTGCCTGCCCTTCCCGTTGCTGGTGGACCGTGGCGGCCGCATCGCCAAGCTCTACAACTGCGGTTTGTGGCTGCTGGTGCGCCGCACCGTCTACGTCATCGGGGCCGACGGCCGCATCGAGTTCGCTGAGCGCGGCAAGCCTACGCCGGAGTGCATCCTGGAAGCGCTGGGCGCCGCCAAGCCGCCTGCTGCCTGA
- a CDS encoding amino acid permease, translated as MSLFATKSIERLLEESEGKGGHALTRTLGAGQLVALGIGAIIGAGIFTLTGVAAAHHAGPAIVYAFILAAIGCAFAGLCYSEFSTMIPIAGSAYTYAYATMGELLAWIIGWALVLEYAVGAATVSVSWSGTVDSIFKSFGIHLPQAFIASPWDPNPGIMNLPAVLILVLISTILIIGIQESARFNATIVVIKVAVVILFIGLGYFFINHDNYHPFLPENTTGKFGEFGVTGVLAAAGQIFFAYIGFDAVSTAAQEAKNPKRDMPIGIVGSLIVCTILYIMYALVLTGVVNYKDLNVTAPLAVAVDAMKYGWLGFVMKLGSLAGLTSVMLVMLLGQSRVFYSMSRDGLLPGVFSEVHPKFHTPWKSNLMLLVGVAALGAFTPIAQLGNLTSIGTLCAFVLVCIAVIIMRRTRPDLPRPFKTPLVPFVPILGVGFNLLLMFSLDSLTKIAFVIWMAIGLVIYFTYSKSRSHLQLALLRKK; from the coding sequence ATGAGTCTATTCGCGACCAAGTCCATTGAACGGTTGCTGGAGGAGTCGGAGGGCAAGGGCGGCCATGCCCTGACACGCACCCTCGGCGCCGGTCAACTGGTAGCCCTGGGCATCGGCGCCATCATCGGCGCCGGCATCTTTACGCTCACCGGCGTCGCCGCCGCCCACCACGCCGGGCCGGCCATCGTCTACGCCTTCATTCTCGCGGCCATCGGTTGCGCCTTCGCCGGACTCTGCTATAGCGAGTTCTCCACCATGATTCCCATCGCCGGCAGCGCGTATACTTACGCCTACGCCACCATGGGCGAACTGCTGGCCTGGATCATCGGCTGGGCCCTCGTTCTCGAATACGCCGTCGGCGCGGCCACCGTCTCCGTCAGTTGGTCCGGCACCGTCGATTCCATCTTCAAATCGTTCGGCATCCACCTGCCCCAGGCCTTCATTGCGTCGCCCTGGGATCCCAACCCCGGCATCATGAACCTGCCGGCCGTGCTGATCCTGGTGCTCATCTCCACGATCCTGATCATCGGCATCCAGGAATCGGCCCGCTTCAACGCCACCATTGTCGTCATCAAAGTGGCCGTCGTGATCCTCTTTATCGGCCTTGGCTACTTCTTCATCAACCACGACAACTACCATCCCTTCCTGCCCGAGAACACCACCGGCAAGTTCGGTGAATTCGGCGTGACAGGTGTGCTGGCGGCCGCCGGACAGATCTTCTTCGCCTACATCGGCTTCGACGCTGTCTCCACCGCCGCCCAGGAAGCCAAGAACCCCAAGCGCGACATGCCTATCGGCATCGTCGGCTCGCTCATCGTCTGTACCATCCTGTACATCATGTACGCCCTGGTGCTCACCGGCGTCGTGAACTACAAGGACCTGAACGTCACCGCCCCGCTCGCCGTCGCCGTCGACGCCATGAAGTACGGCTGGCTCGGCTTCGTCATGAAGCTCGGCTCGCTGGCCGGCCTCACCTCGGTCATGCTCGTCATGCTCCTCGGCCAAAGCCGCGTGTTCTACTCAATGTCCCGCGATGGCCTGCTGCCCGGCGTCTTCTCCGAAGTCCACCCCAAGTTTCACACCCCCTGGAAATCGAACCTGATGCTGCTGGTCGGCGTGGCCGCCCTCGGCGCCTTCACCCCCATCGCGCAGCTCGGCAACCTCACCAGCATCGGCACCCTCTGCGCCTTCGTCCTGGTCTGCATCGCGGTCATCATCATGCGCCGCACCCGCCCGGACCTGCCCCGTCCCTTCAAGACGCCGCTGGTGCCCTTCGTTCCCATCCTGGGCGTCGGCTTCAACCTGCTGCTCATGTTCAGCCTCGATTCGCTGACAAAAATCGCCTTCGTCATCTGGATGGCCATCGGTCTGGTGATATATTTCACCTACAGCAAGTCGCGCAGCCACTTGCAGCTTGCACTTTTGAGGAAGAAGTAG
- a CDS encoding sialate O-acetylesterase: MTAFPLRRAAGLLPLFASLLCAEAKLPALFTDHMVVQRHRPVHVWGTATPGEEVSATFRGATVSGRANSLGQWSILLPPGEAGGPLDLTVKASNTITLRDVLVGDVWVASGQSNMEFATRDAVDAAKEISAANYPNIRLFRVENNVATHPLDDVTAEPWARVSPQSVAGFSAVAYFFGRHLSEKQRVPIGLIESNWGGTPAEAWTSLRALSSDASLMPVFSEWAKMNDGAIATRLRRDQQLAEWQKSVDQAKADGRKAPDRPWAPNEHDCWSPAGLYNAMIAPLTPFPIRGAIWYQGESNAGVERVSTYSRLFQTMIQDWRQAWGEDFPFLFVQLANYTTGSNSRWPELRDAQRQTLALRNTAMATAIDIGDPRDIHPKNKQDVGLRLGLAARAIAYGEPIEYSGPMYRQAVVEGQALRLYFDHTGTGLAIHGGTLKGFELAGADHKYVPADARIDGNTVVLTSPAIANPASARYAWKDNPETSLYNKEGLPATPFQTAQ; this comes from the coding sequence ATGACCGCGTTTCCCCTCCGTCGCGCCGCCGGCCTTCTGCCTCTGTTCGCTTCCCTGCTCTGTGCAGAAGCGAAGCTCCCCGCCCTGTTCACTGACCACATGGTGGTCCAGCGCCATCGGCCCGTCCACGTCTGGGGGACCGCCACACCCGGCGAAGAGGTTTCAGCCACGTTTCGCGGAGCCACCGTCAGCGGCCGCGCCAACTCCCTGGGCCAGTGGAGCATCCTGCTGCCGCCCGGCGAAGCAGGCGGGCCACTCGACCTCACCGTAAAGGCGTCGAACACCATCACGCTGCGCGACGTCCTGGTCGGCGATGTCTGGGTGGCCTCCGGCCAGTCGAACATGGAGTTCGCCACCCGCGACGCCGTCGATGCAGCCAAGGAGATCAGCGCCGCCAACTATCCCAACATCCGCCTGTTTCGCGTGGAGAACAACGTCGCGACTCACCCGTTGGATGACGTCACGGCAGAGCCATGGGCCCGCGTCTCGCCGCAATCGGTAGCCGGCTTCTCGGCCGTGGCCTACTTCTTCGGCCGCCACCTCAGCGAGAAGCAGCGCGTCCCCATCGGGCTGATCGAATCCAACTGGGGCGGGACACCCGCCGAAGCCTGGACCAGCCTGCGCGCCCTCTCCTCCGACGCGTCGCTCATGCCCGTCTTCTCCGAGTGGGCCAAGATGAACGATGGCGCCATCGCCACACGCCTGCGCCGCGACCAGCAACTCGCGGAGTGGCAGAAGTCCGTCGACCAGGCGAAGGCCGATGGGCGTAAGGCGCCCGACCGCCCCTGGGCTCCGAACGAGCACGATTGCTGGTCGCCCGCCGGCCTCTACAATGCGATGATCGCTCCGCTCACGCCCTTCCCCATTCGCGGAGCCATCTGGTACCAGGGCGAAAGCAACGCCGGCGTCGAGCGCGTCTCCACCTACTCGCGCCTCTTCCAGACGATGATCCAGGACTGGCGCCAGGCCTGGGGCGAAGACTTCCCGTTCCTCTTCGTGCAACTCGCCAACTACACCACCGGTTCCAACAGCCGCTGGCCGGAACTGCGCGACGCGCAGCGCCAGACCCTCGCCCTCCGCAACACGGCGATGGCCACGGCCATCGACATCGGCGATCCCAGGGACATCCATCCGAAGAACAAGCAGGACGTGGGCCTGCGCCTGGGCCTTGCTGCCCGCGCGATCGCCTACGGTGAGCCCATCGAGTATTCAGGACCCATGTACCGCCAGGCCGTCGTGGAAGGTCAGGCCCTGCGCCTCTACTTCGATCACACGGGCACCGGACTGGCCATCCATGGCGGAACGCTCAAGGGCTTCGAGCTCGCCGGCGCCGACCACAAGTACGTTCCGGCCGATGCCCGCATCGACGGCAACACGGTCGTCTTGACCAGTCCGGCCATCGCCAATCCCGCCTCGGCCCGCTACGCCTGGAAGGACAATCCGGAGACCAGCCTCTACAACAAGGAAGGCCTGCCCGCCACGCCGTTCCAGACCGCGCAATAG
- the argH gene encoding argininosuccinate lyase, with protein MKLWGGRFESGPSEVFQRYSWSLHFDSRLFRVDVLGSIAYARALTRVGILNDEECSTLCEALASIPEPPPDAPDEDIHTYVIRMLKEKAGVVADKMHTGRSRNEQVSLDVRFWLREELDRTRGLLRALMSDLLGFAAKHVDTVVAGYTHMRRAQPVTWAHYLLAYFEAFARDHERFSQARARVNRMPLGSGALAGSGFPIDREELAAELGFQGVTNNSMDVSADRDFLIDYLSSASTCMLHLSRLAEDWILYSSDEFGWLQLGDGVTSGSSLMPQKKNPDSLELIRGKCGRVFASYTSLMMTMKGLPMTYNRDMQEDKEPLFDAVDQLTLSLEMAAVVVQTTKLNPEPALQAAEEGWLVATDLAEALSRSGLPFHQAHQLVGSLVLESVRANKKPSEWTAEALTAFDQRFKPEMAALMNPAEGMKTRTSKGGTAPSTVRTALAEARQRLESMSS; from the coding sequence ATGAAACTCTGGGGTGGCAGATTCGAATCCGGTCCATCGGAAGTCTTTCAGCGCTATTCGTGGTCATTGCACTTCGATAGCCGGCTCTTCCGGGTAGACGTCCTCGGTTCCATCGCCTATGCGCGGGCTCTCACGCGCGTGGGCATCCTGAACGACGAGGAGTGCTCCACACTGTGCGAGGCCCTGGCCTCCATACCGGAACCTCCGCCCGACGCTCCGGATGAAGACATCCATACGTACGTCATTCGCATGCTGAAGGAAAAGGCGGGCGTGGTGGCGGACAAGATGCACACCGGCCGCAGCCGCAACGAGCAGGTCTCGCTCGACGTGCGCTTCTGGCTGCGCGAAGAGCTCGACCGGACCCGCGGCCTGCTGCGCGCCCTCATGTCCGACCTGCTCGGCTTCGCGGCCAAGCATGTCGACACGGTGGTGGCGGGCTACACGCACATGCGCCGCGCGCAACCCGTGACCTGGGCGCACTACCTGCTGGCCTACTTCGAGGCCTTCGCCCGCGACCATGAGCGGTTCTCCCAGGCCCGCGCCCGCGTCAACCGCATGCCGCTGGGCTCCGGCGCGTTGGCCGGCTCCGGCTTCCCCATCGACCGCGAGGAACTGGCCGCCGAACTCGGCTTCCAGGGCGTCACCAACAACAGCATGGATGTCAGCGCCGACCGCGACTTCCTCATCGACTACCTCTCTTCGGCCAGCACCTGCATGCTGCACCTGTCGCGCCTGGCGGAGGACTGGATCCTCTACAGCTCCGACGAGTTCGGCTGGCTGCAGTTGGGCGACGGCGTCACCAGCGGGTCGTCGCTGATGCCGCAGAAGAAGAACCCCGATTCGCTGGAGCTGATCCGCGGCAAATGCGGCCGCGTCTTCGCCTCCTACACCTCGCTCATGATGACGATGAAAGGTCTGCCGATGACCTACAATCGCGACATGCAGGAGGACAAGGAGCCCCTGTTCGACGCCGTCGATCAGCTCACCCTTTCGCTGGAAATGGCCGCCGTCGTGGTCCAGACCACCAAGCTGAATCCCGAGCCGGCCCTGCAGGCCGCCGAGGAAGGCTGGCTGGTGGCAACCGACCTGGCCGAGGCTCTCTCCCGCTCCGGCTTGCCCTTCCACCAGGCCCATCAACTGGTGGGCAGCCTGGTGCTGGAAAGCGTCCGGGCCAACAAGAAACCCAGTGAGTGGACCGCCGAAGCCCTCACCGCCTTCGATCAACGCTTCAAGCCCGAAATGGCCGCCCTGATGAATCCGGCCGAAGGCATGAAAACCCGCACTTCCAAAGGGGGCACGGCGCCCTCGACAGTCAGAACTGCCCTGGCCGAAGCGCGCCAGCGGCTGGAGTCCATGTCGTCATGA